The following are from one region of the Halobellus limi genome:
- a CDS encoding glycosyltransferase, whose protein sequence is MNSPSNGFRDGRTPRGLANRILDWTARASGGSPRATENANGVTGPEHSRQDGTRDRPRLAFYIPTLSVGGAEQVTVDIVNGLAARGQDVELIISHATGELLPKVSDEVRVTILGSTRLPVVGIAAHVPALARYLRRVEPAAIFPQMTHASVTCLAARRLVDVETAVFPTKHCAFGESNDVTLKSEALRRLATALFPTADGIIGVSRGVADSLIEKMDLDPDRVSVLHNPVEIESIRERANQPVDHEWIEDDDVDVVLFVGRLERQKDLETWLRTFARVQERNPDTRGVVAGKGSQLEALQSLAAELGIEDVVSIPGYVENPYRFMHKAGTFLLTSRYEGLPTVIIEALACGCPVVATDCPSGPREILADGEYGRLAAVGDVDGLADAVVQTLADPLSAAVLRGRAENFAPGPILDEYERFIRTHVVEKRPVPEAA, encoded by the coding sequence ATGAATTCGCCTTCGAACGGCTTCCGGGATGGTAGAACGCCTCGGGGACTCGCGAACCGAATCCTCGATTGGACCGCGAGAGCGTCCGGTGGGAGCCCGCGGGCGACGGAGAACGCGAACGGCGTGACCGGCCCGGAGCACTCGCGGCAGGACGGCACGAGGGACCGACCCCGACTGGCCTTTTATATCCCGACCCTCTCGGTGGGGGGCGCAGAGCAGGTGACCGTCGACATCGTCAACGGTCTCGCGGCACGCGGCCAAGACGTCGAACTGATCATCTCGCACGCCACGGGTGAACTGCTGCCTAAGGTGTCCGACGAGGTGAGGGTAACGATACTTGGATCGACCCGATTGCCGGTGGTGGGTATCGCGGCGCACGTCCCCGCTCTCGCGCGCTACCTCCGTCGGGTCGAACCGGCGGCCATCTTCCCGCAGATGACGCACGCGAGCGTCACCTGCCTCGCCGCCCGCCGATTGGTGGACGTCGAGACGGCCGTCTTCCCGACGAAGCACTGCGCGTTCGGCGAGTCCAACGATGTGACGCTGAAGTCCGAAGCGCTCAGGCGCTTGGCGACAGCGCTCTTCCCGACGGCTGACGGCATCATCGGCGTCTCTCGGGGCGTCGCAGACAGCCTCATAGAGAAGATGGACCTCGACCCCGACCGGGTCAGCGTCCTGCACAATCCCGTCGAAATCGAGTCGATTCGGGAACGAGCGAACCAACCGGTCGATCACGAGTGGATTGAGGACGACGACGTCGACGTCGTGCTGTTCGTTGGACGGCTCGAACGGCAGAAGGACCTCGAGACGTGGCTCAGGACGTTCGCGCGCGTCCAGGAGCGGAATCCCGACACGAGGGGTGTCGTGGCCGGGAAGGGGTCCCAGCTCGAGGCGCTCCAATCTCTGGCCGCCGAACTCGGTATCGAAGACGTGGTGTCGATCCCGGGGTATGTCGAGAACCCCTACCGATTTATGCACAAGGCCGGGACCTTCCTCCTCACCTCGCGGTACGAAGGACTCCCGACGGTCATCATCGAAGCGCTCGCCTGCGGGTGCCCCGTAGTGGCGACGGACTGCCCCAGCGGGCCCCGCGAGATACTCGCCGACGGCGAGTACGGACGTTTGGCGGCAGTCGGCGACGTGGACGGACTCGCCGACGCTGTCGTCCAGACACTCGCGGATCCCCTTTCTGCCGCGGTTCTCAGAGGTCGGGCGGAAAACTTCGCGCCCGGCCCGATACTCGACGAATACGAGCGGTTCATCCGGACGCACGTCGTCGAGAAGCGTCCGGTGCCAGAAGCAGCGTGA
- a CDS encoding Gfo/Idh/MocA family protein — protein MTYRVAIIGTGPDPETQDRGGYAMAYRHAAGYQRLDSCSLVACADIVPENAQAFADHHDLTAVYEDHEAMLEAVEPDIVSVCVPPAVHADLVVDSAETPSVDAVHCEKPMATTWGDCRRMVSTCDAEGVQLTIDHQRRLSEPVQRAKGLLKGGEIGGLKRLEWSEVNLFDAGSHLFDLCDYFVGGARAEWVLAGIDCSHENRWFGALNETRAIARWRYADGTIGFASTAEDGETVVDAYLRIVGEDGVIEIQSEDGTPLRIRTDGEWTEIDTDENVYGPTPGLLHRGLDEVASLIPGAPSPTPPPNHYERAIEHLVSSLQRETEPLFSGRRVLRGTELIFASWESARRRGRVHLPLDVEGNPLEEMYEAGQLGGLREHAETTPTQ, from the coding sequence ATGACCTACCGTGTCGCGATAATCGGGACCGGACCGGATCCCGAGACCCAAGACCGTGGCGGATACGCGATGGCGTACCGACACGCCGCCGGCTACCAGCGGCTCGATTCCTGTTCGCTCGTCGCCTGCGCGGACATCGTCCCCGAGAACGCCCAGGCGTTCGCCGACCACCACGACCTCACGGCGGTCTACGAGGACCATGAGGCGATGCTCGAAGCCGTCGAACCGGACATCGTGAGCGTCTGTGTCCCCCCGGCGGTCCACGCCGACCTGGTCGTCGACAGTGCCGAGACCCCCTCCGTCGACGCCGTCCACTGCGAGAAGCCGATGGCGACCACGTGGGGCGACTGCCGCCGGATGGTCTCGACGTGTGACGCCGAGGGCGTCCAGTTGACGATCGACCACCAGCGACGGCTGTCCGAGCCCGTGCAACGCGCCAAGGGGCTCCTGAAAGGCGGCGAGATCGGCGGTCTCAAACGCCTGGAGTGGTCGGAGGTCAACCTCTTCGACGCCGGGTCGCACCTCTTCGATCTCTGTGATTACTTCGTCGGCGGCGCGCGCGCCGAGTGGGTGCTGGCCGGGATCGATTGCTCTCACGAGAACCGATGGTTCGGGGCGCTCAACGAGACGCGAGCCATCGCCCGGTGGCGGTACGCCGACGGAACCATCGGATTCGCGTCGACGGCGGAGGACGGCGAAACCGTCGTCGACGCGTACCTCCGAATCGTCGGGGAGGACGGCGTGATCGAGATTCAGTCCGAGGACGGGACGCCGCTCCGAATCCGTACGGACGGGGAGTGGACGGAGATCGACACCGACGAGAACGTCTACGGGCCGACGCCTGGCCTCCTCCATCGCGGACTCGACGAGGTTGCGAGTCTGATACCCGGAGCCCCGTCGCCCACACCGCCCCCGAACCACTACGAACGAGCGATCGAACATCTCGTCTCCTCTCTCCAGCGCGAGACCGAGCCCCTCTTTTCGGGTCGCCGGGTCCTCCGCGGAACGGAGCTGATCTTCGCCAGCTGGGAGTCCGCCCGACGGCGCGGCCGCGTTCATCTCCCGCTCGACGTCGAGGGGAATCCGCTCGAAGAGATGTACGAGGCCGGACAGCTCGGCGGGCTGAGAGAGCACGCGGAGACGACACCCACGCAGTAA
- a CDS encoding DUF7344 domain-containing protein codes for MSAGKSGSIDEGSLARTGNSTDGGETDVDDDSNLEMIGQASRSNGSSLDKGEIFDLLKNSRRRSTIRYLREHGGNAELKDIAEHIAAEENDTTVRQLSSDQRKRVYIGLYQCHLPKMDKLGVVEYDKNRGTIELQDSVAQLLQYIEPVEEDEGLEWSWTVPAVAAFLVVVVSLGTFGVGPLSAVPPTGWTLVSVAGIAFIVGIQYLQ; via the coding sequence ATGAGCGCGGGAAAATCGGGGTCAATCGATGAGGGCTCGCTCGCTCGAACAGGAAACTCGACGGACGGGGGAGAAACGGACGTCGACGACGATTCCAACTTGGAGATGATCGGCCAGGCCTCCCGGTCGAACGGTTCGAGTCTGGATAAAGGCGAGATTTTCGACTTGTTGAAAAACAGCCGTCGGCGGAGTACGATTCGATATCTCAGAGAGCACGGGGGCAACGCGGAACTGAAAGACATCGCCGAACACATCGCGGCCGAGGAGAACGACACGACGGTCAGACAGCTCTCCTCCGATCAGCGAAAGCGCGTGTACATCGGTCTGTACCAGTGTCACCTCCCGAAGATGGACAAACTCGGCGTCGTCGAGTACGACAAGAACCGCGGAACGATCGAACTCCAGGACTCGGTGGCCCAATTGCTTCAGTACATCGAACCGGTAGAGGAAGACGAGGGCCTGGAGTGGAGCTGGACGGTTCCGGCGGTCGCCGCGTTTCTCGTCGTCGTCGTCTCTCTGGGCACGTTCGGCGTCGGTCCGCTCTCGGCGGTGCCGCCGACGGGGTGGACGCTCGTGAGCGTCGCCGGGATCGCTTTCATCGTCGGGATCCAGTACCTGCAGTGA
- a CDS encoding DUF7344 domain-containing protein, with protein sequence MNTTEELTKDEVFEVLSSSRRRRILYHLHRRGGAADLRTLARDTAVDETGESVEDDVVKRFYISLYQTHVPKLEEVGIVEYDSDDKSVSLTDRVEEIARVLNHDVGPDRQWASYYGGLALLGGLLAVGQIVGALPPGASLLFAGAVLALALYQYYETRVKAREYSFLEHLIND encoded by the coding sequence ATGAACACGACGGAGGAACTCACAAAGGACGAGGTATTCGAGGTGCTGAGCAGTTCGCGACGCCGGCGGATACTGTATCACCTCCACCGGCGTGGCGGAGCTGCCGACCTTCGAACGCTCGCTCGGGACACGGCAGTCGACGAGACGGGTGAATCGGTCGAAGACGACGTAGTAAAGCGGTTCTACATCTCGTTGTATCAGACGCACGTCCCGAAACTCGAGGAGGTCGGGATCGTGGAGTACGACAGCGACGACAAGTCGGTCTCGTTGACGGACCGCGTCGAGGAGATCGCCCGCGTTCTGAATCACGACGTCGGCCCCGACCGACAGTGGGCGTCGTACTACGGGGGGCTCGCGCTTCTCGGTGGACTCCTCGCGGTCGGGCAGATCGTCGGGGCGCTGCCGCCGGGGGCCAGCCTGCTGTTCGCGGGAGCCGTCCTGGCACTGGCGCTGTATCAGTACTACGAGACGCGGGTCAAAGCGAGAGAGTACTCGTTTCTCGAACACCTCATCAACGACTGA
- a CDS encoding PadR family transcriptional regulator: MSEPLFELTSFQRDLLYVITGLSNPSGQEIKTELQTVIGEITHGRLYPNLDTLVNKGYVEKGQSDRRTNVYEITEKGTESLRRRREWEDQYVNL; this comes from the coding sequence ATGTCAGAGCCGCTCTTCGAGCTCACCAGTTTTCAACGGGACCTGCTGTACGTGATCACGGGGCTATCCAACCCCTCGGGGCAGGAGATCAAGACCGAACTCCAGACGGTGATCGGTGAGATCACCCACGGTCGCCTGTATCCGAACCTGGATACGCTCGTGAACAAGGGCTACGTGGAGAAGGGACAGAGCGACCGACGCACGAACGTGTACGAGATCACGGAGAAGGGAACCGAGAGTCTCAGACGACGACGCGAGTGGGAAGACCAGTACGTGAACCTGTAG
- a CDS encoding glycosyltransferase family 2 protein codes for MYDGQTIGVVVPAHNEAGHVGTVIETMPAYVDRIYAVDDASTDGTWDEMRASARRVNAGTAAARGASNGDAEREPRVVTVRHERNRGAGAAVKTGYACALEDGMDVTAVMDGDGQMDPSRLDRILEPVTSGDATYSKGNRLASREDYESMSAWRLFGNVSLTLLTRISSGYWRLSDPQNGFTAISNAGLRTIGFERLYDRYGFLNHVLFALNVNREPIADVSHPAVYGDETSGINYWTFVPRVSFLLGRSFLERLARSYVVRRFHPLVICYLLGVTVALTGVAGGLYALSSPAVDSFLGGMVSVAVGALGGLLLVLGLWFDVSENEGLVRKVSYSRRHEIEHVDDVPDVSSGFEVYQDGGTTAASRDGDSE; via the coding sequence ATGTACGACGGACAGACTATCGGCGTCGTCGTTCCGGCGCACAACGAGGCGGGTCACGTCGGCACGGTGATCGAGACGATGCCCGCGTACGTCGACCGGATATACGCCGTCGACGACGCCTCGACGGACGGCACCTGGGACGAAATGCGGGCGTCTGCCCGACGCGTCAACGCCGGAACGGCGGCGGCCCGCGGCGCCTCCAACGGCGACGCCGAGCGGGAACCGCGCGTCGTCACGGTCCGGCACGAGCGCAACCGCGGAGCGGGCGCGGCCGTCAAGACCGGCTACGCGTGCGCGCTCGAAGACGGGATGGACGTGACGGCCGTGATGGACGGCGACGGACAGATGGACCCCTCGCGGCTCGACCGGATACTCGAGCCCGTCACGAGCGGCGACGCGACCTACTCGAAGGGCAACCGGCTCGCCTCCCGCGAGGATTACGAGTCGATGTCCGCCTGGCGGCTCTTCGGGAACGTCTCGCTCACGCTGCTGACACGGATATCCAGCGGCTACTGGCGGCTCTCCGACCCACAGAACGGGTTCACGGCCATATCGAACGCCGGGCTCCGGACGATCGGGTTCGAACGCCTCTACGACCGGTACGGGTTCTTGAACCACGTCCTCTTCGCGCTCAACGTCAACCGGGAGCCCATCGCCGACGTCTCGCACCCGGCCGTCTACGGGGACGAAACGAGCGGCATCAACTACTGGACTTTCGTCCCGCGCGTTTCGTTCCTCCTGGGCAGGAGTTTCCTCGAACGGCTCGCGCGTTCCTACGTCGTCCGACGCTTCCACCCCCTCGTTATCTGTTACCTGCTCGGGGTGACCGTGGCGCTCACCGGGGTCGCCGGCGGGCTGTACGCGTTGTCTTCACCCGCCGTCGATTCCTTCCTGGGCGGGATGGTCTCGGTCGCGGTCGGGGCGCTCGGCGGACTGCTGCTGGTGCTCGGGCTGTGGTTCGACGTCTCGGAGAACGAAGGCCTCGTCCGCAAGGTCAGCTATTCGCGGCGCCACGAGATCGAACACGTGGACGACGTCCCGGACGTCTCCTCGGGGTTCGAGGTGTACCAGGACGGCGGGACGACCGCCGCCTCGAGGGACGGTGATTCCGAATGA
- the wecB gene encoding non-hydrolyzing UDP-N-acetylglucosamine 2-epimerase, with amino-acid sequence MTDVAFVLGTRPEIIKLAPVVQACQRLEVEYAIVHTGQHYSDSLDSVFFDQLELPEPDYNLGVGSSSHGEQTGRMLIGVERALTELDPDVVLVQGDTNSVLAGSIAASKMDAELGHVEAGLRSFDRSMPEETNRVVADHVAGYLFAPTEQSKAYLLDEGISEHRITVTGNTVVDALLRNREIARRKSTVLADLGLVDDDFFVMTAHRQENVDDEARFRDLLAGVERAAEAHDATVVYPVHPRARDRLEAFDIDVPERIRTVEPLEYLDFLRLSAAADLVLTDSGGVQEEACILGVPCVTMRDNTERPETIDVGANRLASTDPGQIVAAATEMLLRSGDWENPFGDGDAAERILRTLPLETRSREVAR; translated from the coding sequence ATGACAGACGTCGCGTTCGTCCTGGGCACTCGACCCGAGATCATCAAGCTCGCGCCGGTCGTGCAGGCGTGTCAGCGCTTGGAGGTCGAGTACGCGATCGTCCACACGGGACAGCACTACTCCGACAGCCTCGATTCGGTCTTCTTCGACCAGCTCGAACTGCCGGAACCCGACTACAACCTCGGCGTCGGGTCGTCCTCGCACGGCGAGCAGACCGGCCGGATGCTGATCGGCGTCGAGCGGGCGCTCACGGAACTCGACCCCGACGTCGTGTTGGTGCAGGGCGACACCAACAGCGTGCTGGCCGGATCGATCGCCGCGAGCAAGATGGACGCGGAGCTCGGCCACGTCGAGGCGGGCCTGCGGAGCTTCGATCGGTCGATGCCCGAGGAGACCAACAGGGTCGTCGCAGACCACGTCGCGGGGTACCTCTTCGCGCCGACCGAACAGAGCAAGGCGTACCTCCTCGACGAGGGGATCTCCGAGCACCGGATCACCGTCACCGGTAACACGGTGGTCGACGCGCTCTTGCGGAACCGCGAGATCGCCCGCCGGAAGAGCACCGTCCTCGCGGACCTCGGCCTCGTCGACGACGACTTCTTCGTGATGACGGCACACAGACAGGAGAACGTCGACGACGAGGCGCGGTTCAGAGACCTCCTCGCGGGCGTCGAACGGGCGGCGGAGGCACACGACGCTACGGTGGTGTATCCGGTGCATCCGCGCGCGAGAGACCGTCTCGAGGCCTTCGACATCGACGTCCCCGAGCGGATCCGGACCGTCGAGCCCCTCGAGTACCTCGATTTCCTGCGCCTCTCGGCGGCGGCGGACCTCGTCCTGACCGACTCCGGGGGCGTCCAGGAGGAGGCGTGTATCCTCGGGGTGCCGTGCGTGACGATGCGGGACAACACCGAACGCCCGGAGACAATCGACGTGGGGGCGAACCGCCTCGCTTCGACGGACCCCGGTCAGATCGTCGCGGCCGCGACCGAGATGTTGTTGCGGAGCGGCGACTGGGAGAACCCGTTCGGGGACGGCGACGCCGCCGAACGGATCCTGCGAACGCTGCCGCTCGAGACCAGATCGAGAGAGGTGGCGCGATGA
- a CDS encoding nucleotide sugar dehydrogenase encodes MSSVCVHGLGYIGLPTAAMLAAHGHDVYGYDADPVVTRELRDGDVGLDEPGLEAFVVRAMESGRLEIVDDVAAAAYHVICVPTPFDEETRQPDLDYVAAAARAVGSVLRAGDTAVLESTVPPGTTARHVRPIVEGESGLVAGRDFGLAHCPETVLPGDVIAELRENDRIVGGIDERSATAAVELYETFAEGEIRTTAGPTTAEFVKLIQNTARDVEVALANEIARIAHDYGIDSREAIEMANAHPRVDILQPGPGVGGHCLPIDPWFLGVGSDALDLVPTARAVNNGMIGFVVELLEELLADLDGKRVAVFGVAYKGNVDDTRMSPGLELVRELQHGQKPSTPATDGGTPETPGVAIHDPHVADPTLRLQDVDDAVTGADAVVITADHDEFTELDPDRLRGLMAEPNVVDTKGILDLDRWRTAGFDVRRV; translated from the coding sequence ATGAGTTCGGTCTGCGTCCACGGGCTCGGGTACATCGGCCTGCCGACCGCCGCGATGCTGGCGGCTCACGGCCACGACGTCTACGGGTACGACGCCGACCCGGTCGTCACCCGGGAACTCAGAGACGGCGACGTCGGCCTCGACGAACCGGGACTCGAGGCGTTCGTCGTCCGGGCGATGGAGTCCGGACGGCTGGAGATCGTCGACGACGTCGCCGCCGCCGCCTATCACGTGATCTGCGTTCCCACGCCGTTCGACGAGGAAACGCGGCAGCCGGACCTCGATTACGTCGCCGCCGCCGCGCGAGCGGTCGGATCGGTCCTCCGAGCGGGCGACACGGCCGTCCTCGAATCCACCGTCCCCCCGGGAACGACCGCGAGGCACGTCCGTCCGATCGTCGAGGGCGAGTCCGGGCTGGTCGCCGGTCGGGACTTCGGACTGGCGCACTGTCCGGAGACCGTCCTCCCGGGCGACGTCATCGCCGAACTCCGGGAGAACGACCGAATCGTCGGCGGCATCGACGAGCGCTCTGCGACCGCGGCCGTCGAACTCTACGAGACGTTCGCGGAGGGAGAGATCCGGACGACGGCGGGCCCGACGACCGCGGAGTTCGTGAAACTGATCCAGAACACCGCCCGCGACGTCGAGGTCGCCCTGGCGAACGAGATCGCCCGGATCGCACACGACTACGGCATCGACTCGCGGGAGGCGATCGAGATGGCCAACGCGCACCCGCGTGTCGACATCCTCCAGCCGGGCCCCGGCGTGGGCGGCCACTGTCTCCCGATCGACCCGTGGTTCCTCGGCGTCGGTTCCGACGCGCTCGACCTCGTCCCGACCGCGCGGGCGGTGAACAACGGGATGATCGGGTTCGTCGTCGAACTCCTCGAGGAGCTACTCGCCGACCTCGACGGGAAGCGCGTCGCCGTGTTCGGCGTCGCCTACAAGGGGAACGTCGACGACACCCGGATGAGCCCGGGGCTCGAACTGGTCCGGGAGCTACAGCACGGACAGAAGCCGTCGACGCCCGCGACGGACGGCGGCACCCCGGAAACGCCGGGCGTCGCGATCCACGACCCCCACGTCGCGGACCCGACGTTGCGGCTCCAGGACGTCGACGACGCGGTGACGGGCGCCGACGCCGTCGTGATCACCGCCGACCACGACGAGTTCACCGAACTCGATCCCGACCGGTTGCGGGGGCTGATGGCGGAACCGAACGTCGTCGACACGAAGGGGATACTCGATCTCGATCGGTGGCGAACCGCGGGCTTCGACGTGCGACGGGTGTGA
- a CDS encoding HalOD1 output domain-containing protein: protein MTPDLADDLCWHIVSTVADERGVEPERIEDRLYDVIDVESLAHLVDQASESESIDLSVSFRMAGCFVTVTGEETVRATAPS from the coding sequence ATGACACCGGACTTGGCCGACGACCTCTGCTGGCACATCGTTTCGACGGTCGCCGACGAACGCGGCGTCGAGCCCGAACGGATCGAAGACCGACTCTACGACGTCATCGACGTCGAATCGCTGGCACACCTCGTCGATCAGGCGAGCGAGTCGGAATCGATCGACTTGTCCGTCTCCTTTCGGATGGCCGGGTGTTTCGTCACGGTGACCGGCGAAGAGACCGTCCGGGCGACTGCTCCGAGCTGA
- a CDS encoding bacterio-opsin activator domain-containing protein → MTDASATITAANETVARLLELDEDPVGSDLRAIDPVAGPDLESAVEAVERSGSVVETETTLDRGRTLELRAVPAGEDTVALLLRDASDRVATRRKLQRSNRILETLEDGVYTLDEAFVITSVNDAVTSMTGYDREELVGSHASMLAGEETLAMAGEIIERLRGDDSDVGMIESSIRTADGDSLPIETHFSSVEFANGRQERVGVIRDVTDRKQNEHALRELNRSARLLLGAADERAVYRTIVDAATSVWPSATVVAYSLDRSASVLEPVAASTDDPEVCPPGSTVWKAFSTGDGLDNPAERTEVATDHTTVDPTEHATGGPADPTAAEPSDRPPSFHRIGPGSVDEREADDAGTSPQGHVIERSDGTESSGTRTLYATLDEYGLLRIEFSDEDPAGNVAESVELLAANAVAALGRVDREAELSKHRETLSERTRQLQRLHGYNDLLRRINGALVEADTLEGIATAVCGPLVEAESVSFAWIGETYRTGGDPRPVASAGAGEGYLDALSAAADSNDVPVDHSDREPSHRALDTGSLVHVPDVSDGLRGSPWRERALVRGFGSVLSVPLSHDDLEYGVLSVYADERGAFEGALCELLAELGDTVADAINSVETRRSLQSGSVVELEVRIDGPNAVLPRIASALDEPISVDGGVRQADGRSLLYFTTEADPTALPESVHAVESVRSLDGDADGRVEASVAATTVVDRLTAHGSSVARLVADAGGFDATVTLPPAVDVRTVVESLADRYESVELLARSDREADGDAVAGSTVGPDGLTDRQREAARTAYLGGYFEWPRGSTGEDVAAAMGITQPTFNRHLRTAERKLFAALFDAPADE, encoded by the coding sequence TTGACGGACGCATCGGCGACGATCACCGCCGCGAACGAAACGGTCGCCCGACTGCTCGAACTCGACGAGGATCCCGTCGGATCGGATCTCCGAGCGATCGACCCCGTCGCCGGACCCGACCTGGAGAGTGCCGTCGAGGCGGTCGAACGCAGCGGCAGCGTCGTCGAGACCGAGACGACGCTCGACCGCGGGCGGACGCTCGAACTCCGCGCGGTCCCCGCGGGCGAGGACACCGTCGCGCTGCTTCTTCGAGACGCCAGCGACCGGGTCGCGACGCGTCGGAAGCTCCAGCGGTCGAACCGGATCCTCGAAACGCTCGAAGACGGCGTGTACACGCTCGACGAGGCGTTCGTCATCACGTCGGTCAACGACGCGGTCACATCGATGACGGGGTACGACCGCGAGGAACTCGTCGGGTCGCACGCGTCGATGCTCGCCGGCGAGGAGACGCTCGCGATGGCGGGCGAGATCATCGAGCGACTCCGCGGCGACGACTCCGACGTCGGGATGATCGAGTCGTCGATCCGAACCGCCGACGGCGACTCGCTCCCCATCGAGACCCACTTCTCGTCGGTCGAATTCGCGAACGGGCGCCAAGAGCGCGTCGGAGTGATCAGGGACGTGACCGACCGCAAGCAGAACGAACACGCCCTGCGGGAGCTGAACCGGTCCGCCCGGCTGCTGTTGGGGGCGGCGGACGAACGGGCTGTTTACCGGACGATCGTCGACGCCGCCACGTCGGTGTGGCCGAGCGCGACGGTCGTCGCCTACTCGCTGGACCGCTCGGCGTCCGTGCTCGAACCCGTCGCGGCGTCGACGGACGATCCCGAGGTGTGTCCGCCCGGGAGTACGGTCTGGAAAGCGTTCTCGACCGGTGACGGGCTGGACAACCCGGCCGAGCGAACCGAGGTGGCGACCGATCACACGACGGTCGATCCGACAGAGCACGCGACGGGCGGACCGGCCGACCCTACGGCTGCGGAGCCGAGCGATCGGCCTCCGAGCTTCCACCGCATCGGTCCCGGTTCGGTCGACGAACGCGAAGCGGACGACGCGGGGACGTCGCCGCAGGGACACGTGATCGAACGCTCGGACGGGACGGAGTCGAGCGGGACGCGAACGCTCTATGCGACGCTCGACGAGTACGGACTGCTCCGAATCGAGTTCTCGGACGAGGACCCCGCCGGCAACGTCGCGGAGTCCGTGGAGTTGCTGGCGGCGAACGCGGTCGCGGCGCTCGGTCGGGTGGACCGCGAGGCGGAGCTATCAAAACACCGCGAGACGCTCAGCGAGCGCACCCGCCAGCTCCAGCGGCTCCACGGGTACAACGACCTCCTCCGCCGCATCAACGGGGCGCTCGTCGAGGCCGACACGCTCGAGGGGATCGCGACCGCGGTCTGCGGTCCCCTCGTCGAGGCGGAGTCCGTCTCCTTCGCGTGGATCGGAGAGACGTACCGAACGGGCGGGGACCCGCGGCCGGTCGCCTCAGCCGGGGCCGGCGAGGGGTACCTCGACGCGCTATCCGCCGCGGCGGACTCCAACGACGTCCCCGTGGACCACTCCGACCGGGAGCCGAGTCACAGGGCGCTCGATACCGGATCTCTGGTCCACGTTCCGGACGTCTCCGACGGGCTCCGCGGATCGCCGTGGCGAGAGCGTGCGCTGGTTCGCGGGTTCGGTTCGGTCCTCAGCGTCCCGCTCTCGCACGACGATCTGGAGTACGGCGTCCTCTCCGTGTACGCCGACGAACGGGGGGCGTTCGAGGGGGCGCTCTGCGAACTGCTCGCGGAACTCGGCGACACCGTCGCCGACGCGATCAACAGCGTCGAGACCAGGCGCTCGCTCCAGAGCGGGTCCGTCGTCGAACTCGAAGTCCGGATCGACGGGCCGAACGCGGTCCTGCCGCGGATCGCGTCCGCCCTCGACGAACCGATTTCCGTCGACGGAGGGGTACGACAGGCCGACGGCCGGTCGCTTTTGTATTTCACCACCGAGGCGGACCCGACGGCGCTGCCCGAGAGCGTCCACGCCGTCGAGTCGGTCCGATCGCTCGACGGCGACGCGGACGGTCGGGTCGAGGCGTCGGTCGCGGCGACGACGGTCGTCGACAGGCTGACCGCCCACGGCAGCAGTGTCGCCCGCCTGGTCGCGGATGCCGGGGGATTCGACGCGACGGTCACGCTGCCGCCCGCGGTCGACGTCCGGACCGTCGTCGAGAGTCTCGCCGACCGCTACGAGTCGGTCGAGCTCCTGGCGCGGAGCGACCGCGAGGCCGACGGCGACGCCGTCGCCGGTTCGACGGTCGGCCCCGACGGGCTCACCGACCGACAGCGGGAGGCGGCCCGGACGGCCTACCTCGGCGGGTACTTCGAGTGGCCGCGCGGCAGTACCGGAGAGGACGTCGCGGCGGCGATGGGAATCACCCAGCCCACGTTCAACCGGCACCTGCGGACGGCCGAACGGAAGCTCTTCGCCGCGCTGTTCGACGCCCCCGCGGACGAGTGA